From Erigeron canadensis isolate Cc75 chromosome 8, C_canadensis_v1, whole genome shotgun sequence, one genomic window encodes:
- the LOC122578905 gene encoding uncharacterized protein LOC122578905 has product MALANYHYYFPLSSSKCSNLTPSFSISSQFSSFSSSSINPHSQKPSALPNLPTINRRAAVKAQASGLNAVAEAFTEFKHLLLPITDRNPYLSEGTRQAAATTAALAKKYGADITVVVIDEKLKESIPEHDTQLSSIRWHLSEGGFQEFKLLERLGEGSKPTAIIGEIADDMNLDLVIMSMEAIHSKHVDANLLAEFVPCPVILLPL; this is encoded by the exons ATGGCGTTGGCAAATTATCACTACTACTTtccattatcatcatcaaaatgCTCCAATTTAACTCCATCATTCTCAATTTCTTCACAATTTTCAtcgttttcttcttcttcaatcaaCCCTCATTCTCAAAAGCCTTCAGCTCTTCCTAATCTACCCACCATTAATCGCAGAG CTGCAGTCAAAGCACAAGCTTCTGGGCTTAATGCAGTTGCCGAGGCCTTTACTGAATTTAAGCACCTTCTTCTACCAATTACAGATCGAAATCCTTATCTTTCTGAAGGAACTAGACAg GCTGCAGCAACCACAGCTGCTTTGGCGAAGAAGTACGGTGCTGACATAACTGTTGTAG TCATTGATGAAAAGCTAAAAGAATCAATTCCAGAACATGACACTCAGCTTTCGAGCATTCGCTGGCATTTGTCTGAAG GTGGATTCCAGGAATTTAAGCTTTTAGAGAGACTTGGGGAAGGCAGCAAACCTACAGCCATTATAGGAGAGATTGCAGACGATATGAATTTAGATTTGGTTATTATGAGTATGGAAGCCATTCATTCGAAGCACGTGGATGCTAACCTGCTAGCTGAGTTCGTTCCCTGCCCAGTCATTCTTCTACCATTGTAG